One Mycolicibacter sp. MU0083 DNA window includes the following coding sequences:
- a CDS encoding adenylate/guanylate cyclase domain-containing protein, producing the protein MVDWDALEKAGISDARGRADLIEYLAGLGFTAEEMADAERRGRLFGLAGDAAGQSGPPIYTLRSAADALGVPLGDVQQAWRMLGLHLPDPDTPALSQADVDGLATWLEMRSYLGEPVDGFLRVLGATMARLAEAESSMIRLSSPDMWLGHTRSELRTAQAWRTVAEFIPRIGAMIDAVHRHHQVSARTFLEGLAGGPSASLVCGVGFADLTGFTALTQVLSSAELATLLTDFGGTVSDVVHCDGGRVVKFIGDAVMWVSSTPQLLTRAAIDLVNHPKAREAGLQVRAGLAYGEVVTMVGDYFGTPVNLAARLVDAAAPGQVLADDAVRAQLPDWPADSLEPLALKGFDVPIPAYDMNRRAAG; encoded by the coding sequence ATGGTCGATTGGGATGCGCTGGAAAAGGCCGGGATATCCGACGCCCGAGGCCGCGCCGATCTGATCGAATACCTCGCCGGCCTCGGCTTCACCGCCGAGGAGATGGCCGATGCCGAGCGGCGGGGCCGACTGTTCGGGCTGGCCGGCGACGCAGCCGGTCAGTCCGGGCCGCCGATCTATACGCTGCGCAGCGCCGCAGACGCGTTGGGGGTGCCACTCGGCGACGTTCAGCAGGCCTGGCGGATGCTCGGGCTGCACCTGCCCGACCCGGACACACCCGCGCTGAGCCAGGCCGACGTGGACGGGCTGGCCACCTGGCTTGAGATGCGGTCCTACCTCGGCGAGCCCGTCGACGGCTTCCTGCGGGTGCTGGGCGCGACCATGGCCCGGCTCGCCGAGGCCGAGTCGTCGATGATCCGGCTCAGCTCCCCCGACATGTGGTTGGGCCACACCCGCAGCGAACTGCGCACCGCCCAGGCGTGGCGGACGGTCGCGGAGTTCATCCCGCGGATCGGCGCGATGATCGACGCCGTCCACCGCCACCACCAGGTCAGCGCCCGCACGTTCCTTGAAGGGCTGGCCGGGGGGCCGTCGGCCAGCCTGGTCTGCGGTGTCGGGTTCGCCGACCTCACCGGCTTCACCGCGCTGACTCAGGTGCTCAGTTCCGCCGAGCTGGCCACCCTGCTCACCGACTTCGGCGGCACCGTCTCCGATGTGGTGCACTGCGACGGCGGCCGGGTGGTCAAGTTCATCGGAGACGCGGTGATGTGGGTGAGTTCGACGCCACAGCTGCTCACCAGGGCGGCCATCGACCTGGTCAATCATCCGAAGGCCCGCGAGGCGGGCCTGCAGGTGCGGGCCGGTCTGGCATACGGCGAAGTGGTGACGATGGTCGGCGACTACTTCGGGACACCGGTGAACCTGGCCGCACGCCTGGTGGATGCCGCAGCGCCAGGGCAGGTGCTGGCCGACGACGCGGTCCGCGCGCAGCTGCCCGATTGGCCGGCCGATTCATTGGAACCGTTGGCACTCAAAGGATTCGACGTACCAATCCCGGCATACGACATGAACCGCCGCGCCGCTGGCTAG